CGGGAATGGTCTTCGCCGCCGTCTCGCCCGCCATCGCCTGGGAGCCGGAGGTGCAAGACGGCCAACGCCTGGAAGCCGGCGGCGTGCTGGCCCGGGTGGAAGGCCCGGCCCGCGCCCTGCTGACCGCCGAGCGCACGGCGCTCAACATCCTCCAGCACCTGTCAGGCATCGCCACCCTGACGCGGCGCTATGTGGACGCCATCGAAGGCACCGGCACCGTGCTGCTGGATACCCGCAAGACCCTGCCGGG
This genomic interval from Magnetospirillum sp. WYHS-4 contains the following:
- a CDS encoding nicotinate-nucleotide diphosphorylase (carboxylating), with translation MLPEPLTETDVRRVIEAALAEDVGTGDVTSLSVIPADTRFAGTLAARESLVVAGLPIAGMVFAAVSPAIAWEPEVQDGQRLEAGGVLARVEGPARALLTAERTALNILQHLSGIATLTRRYVDAIEGTGTVLLDTRKTLPG